The Schistocerca gregaria isolate iqSchGreg1 unplaced genomic scaffold, iqSchGreg1.2 ptg000665l, whole genome shotgun sequence genome includes a window with the following:
- the LOC126318372 gene encoding uncharacterized protein LOC126318372, which produces MMNKLLIVVIIVAEISRIFSIEDTSSKVFVVELNKLLVNNKISDDYCIDEKIFCDNGQISTMNLEAVKLCRFPVEITIIRDTLKNLTITYANLKGNIPDEIYKLTELEYLNLEGNKFSGSLSDNIKNLIKLSYLDLNGSNLSGPIPDGLYLLNELKFLNLKGNKFDGSLNNNIKNMSKLQALDLSGSSLSGPIPDGLYSLTELRYLNLQGSRFNGDLNDKIRDMNELSYLDLSGSNLSGSIPGGLYSLDKLEHLILRDNRFNGGLSDKVKNLNKLLYLDLSRSNLSGPISDGLYSLTELQHLNLQGNRFDGDLGDKIRYMNKLLSLDISESNLSGPIPDGLYLLTKLQYLDLKGNKFDGSLNNNIRYLDKLSYLDLSGSSLSGPIPDGLYSLTELRYLNLQQNRFDGGLNDKIRDLNKLWNLDLSNSNISGSIPDGLYSLTELEYLYLMGNSINGTLSPKIGNMIMLTSLNLSFNQLSGIIPNEIGNLINLKDLEMRDNEFEGNIPDLSRLEFLVNMNISSTKHILNASCDNKTLPPYITKNRCFIAPVNRLCNSTIHCEYSNKPVDKSSIGSMFYTPILKMVVMMIVCRGVIETERFIEG; this is translated from the exons ATGATGAACAAGTTACTAATAGTGGTGATTATAGTGGCTGAGATTTCAAGAATATTTTCGATAGAAGATACCTCTTCGAAGGTATTTGTGGTGGAGTTGAACAAGTTGTTGGTGAATAATAAAATTTCAGATGACTACTGCATTGATGAAAAAATATTTTGCGATAATGGTCAGATCAGTACTATGAATCTAGAAGCGGTTAAGCTATGTAGATTTCCTGTAGAGATTACAATAATTAGGGATACATTAAAGAATTTGACAATAACATACGCAAACCTGAAAGGTAACATTCCAGATGAAATTTATAAATTGACTGAATTGGAATATCTAAATTTAGAAGGGAACAAATTTAGTGGTAGTTTGAGTGATAATATTAAAAATCTGATTAAATTATCGTATCTTGACTTGAATGGATCAAATCTATCTGGACCgatacctgatggtctatattTATTGAATGAATTGAAATTTCTGAATCTGAAAGGAAACAAATTTGATGGTAGTTTAAATAACAATATTAAAAATATGAGCAAGTTACAGGCTCTTGATTTAAGTGGATCAAGTCTATCTGGACCgatacctgatggtctatattcaTTAACTGAATTACGATATCTGAATCTACAAGGAAGCAGATTTAATGGTGATTTAAATGATAAGATTAGAGATATGAATGAATTATCGTATCTTGACTTAAGTGGATCAAATTTATCTGGATCGATACCTGGTGGTCTATATTCACTGGATAAATTGGAACATCTAATATTAAGAGATAATAGATTTAATGGTGGTTTAAGTGATAAGGTTAAGAATCTGAATAAATTATTGTATCTTGACTTAAGTAGATCAAATCTATCTGGACCAATATCAGATGGTTTATATTCATTGACTGAATTACAACATTTGAATCTACAAGGGAATAGATTTGATGGTGATTTAGGTGATAAAATTAGATATatgaataaattattgtctcttgacATAAGTGAATCAAATCTATCTGGACCGATACCTGATGGTTTATATTTATTGACCAAATTGCAATATCTGGATTTAAAAGGAAACAAATTTGATGGTAGTCTAAATAATAACATCAGATATTTGGACAAGCTATCGTACCTTGACTTAAGTGGATCAAGTCTATCTGGACCAatacctgatggtctatattcaTTAACTGAATTAAGATATCTGAATCTACAACAAAACAGATTTGATGGTGGTTTAAATGATAAGATTAGAGATCTGAATAAGTTATGGAATCTTGACTTAAGTAATTCAAATATATCTGGATCgatacctgatggtctatattcaTTGACTGAATTAGAATATCTATATCTTATGGGTAACAGTATCAATGGTACTTTATCACCTAAGATTGGTAATATGATTATGTTAACTAGTCTAAATCTGAGTTTTAATCAATTAAGTGGAATTATACCAAATGAAATAGGTAATTTAATCAATCTGAAAGATTTAGAAATGAGAGACAATGAATTTGAAGGTAATATTCCTGATCTGAGTCGTCTAGAATTTTTAGTAAATATGAATATTAGCTCAACAAAACATATTCTGAATGCAAGTTGTGATAATAAAACGTTACCTCCATATATTACTAAGAACAGATGTTTCATTGCACCTGTGAACAGATTATGCAATAGTACTATACACTGCGAATATAGCAATAAGCCTGTAGATAAATCATCAATTGGTTCAATGTTCTACACACCAATACTGAAAATGGTTGTTATGATGATAGTATGCAGAGGTGTGATAGAGACA GAGAGATTTATTGAGGGTTGA